The Triticum aestivum cultivar Chinese Spring chromosome 4B, IWGSC CS RefSeq v2.1, whole genome shotgun sequence sequence ACCAAGGGAAACAATAAACAGATAAACTTTGCAATATGTGTCGCCTAGTGATATACAAATATTAGGTTGGAAGATGACATCGTAGTTAACGGATTGTGTCATTGAGGAAGAAATCGAGGTGCGTCATTCCATGTATGAATGCACCTAATGCACAACTATTATATGTAGCAGCCCCTGTTATCATCACATCAATCGGATATTTACTTGGTCAAGTTTTTCTCAAAATGGTCAATTACATTGATCCACGCATGCATAAACAGTGATGACAGGGAGAAGAAAAAATTCGCATGATCTTATCAGGGGTAGTTAACATCCTCTTGCTAACAGGATGATCATGATCATTTCAATATATAAATCTGACAATCTAGTCGGCCTTTCTTGAGTAGGCTCATGACCCACCTCGGATGCCTCTTTTGTTAAAGTAAACAACACACCCAATGACTGGGCTGGGTGGCCACTCATAAACTGATTAATTTCTTGGAGTTGTGTGTGTAGTTTTGATACAGAAAAGATGTTTCCATCAGATAAATAAAACGCATCCAGAAAGAAGAAGACATGCCTCAACATCATCCTAGTCGACGACATGCGAGGCTATCTCCGTCGCCGGCCCTAGACCCACACACTCTCCGCCTCCCTGGTAACCATCGATCTACACCACACCGAGCAAGGCCCTGGGCAATGGTAGGCGCTAGTGGGATGTCCCTTCGCTCCGCTCCACCCCCTGGTCTCTGTATGCTAACTGTAGCACCTCACACCACTGCCGCTGTTATCCCCCGCCTCTGAAGGTGGGCCGCTGACCTGAGATTCTGTGGCATCCCTAGTGGGGTCATGGTTCACTTGGTTCGTGCGTGGATCAAGGAACTCTGCCTGGAGCCGGTCCTGGCCCAGATCATGCAGCATCATAATCGTTGACCTGCAAGGGGGTAATTGCGGTTAGACGGGATGCGTGGCTGCCCACAGCTTCTCATGGGTGAGGTTCCACCACAGGTGAGATACTCCCTGCCCCCAACCGGAATGGTCAGGTTGGTTCGTTGGTGGTTTTAGGCCTAGCAGATCTTGTCATGCTCCTGGACTTGCGCCAGGTCGAGTCTCACTATGGTTTGATGGCTTTCTCCGTTGACCTAGTACCAACAACTTGGTGGCGAGGCATGGGTTTGGGGTGTCGTACGTTGAGGCAATGGCCCTGGACGGCAGGTTGGACGTCTGGCGAGGGTGAGGGACGTCCAACCGAAAGTTTGGCGCCTCGACGCTGGTGGAGGCAATGTCTTGGTAGTCACGTCCCTCTTGTGGTCGTCGCCATTATTTCTCCTGCCCACCCAGCTCAGGGTGAAAACCCATGTCCGCCCCAGCGGACACGGTGGTGGCGGTGCAATGCGTCATGACCCTGTTGGGTTCATCATCAGTGAGTGTAGTCATCTTTCCGTCGCGGTGGCATGTTCAAAATGGTATGACAATCCAATAGACCCTACCTCAAATCTGGTGACTCACTGTATTGCTTGCACCTATCTTGTACACGCAACAAAGTCCTCATTTCATCATCTCTTCCCGTGGGTACCTTGGTTAGGCAGAGGGTCCTCTCTTACAGCAGTTGGGTGGTGTCGATGCGACGAAGTCCGGTGTTTTCTTCAAGGTGGTGTGTGGTTGAATGTCGTCATCGATCGGTCCTGGTTGAGTCTTCAGGTGGTCCAGCCTCTCATGTGCTTCCTCTCGGCGGCATGCTGGAGGCGTCTAATTGGGCACTTCCGGTGGTTGTTAGCGTGTTTGGCTTGGGCCATGCTTTCTTTGATCGTCACCATTCAGCCAAGCGGCCGAAGTCCGTTTTGTGATCAAATGATTCTATGAAAGTCTTGTTACAAAGAaacaactcaaataatattcattttGTGAGGGTTTAGGTAATAATCTTCTCTTTTGTACATAATCTTTTCTTTTGTAAGTTTATGCACGTTTTCTATGTGTATGTTGGAGTTAATTTTTGGAATCTGGTCTCCAGTGTGCCCAGTTTCTAAAACAtagtaaaaattaaaaaaataggtctcaacttaagaaaaacaaaaataatgcTTATAAGTATGTTGATAAAAACAAGTCACCTCATCAAATTTCCATTAAAGCAACCTTCAATTGAACTGACAAGAGTTTTGAACAAAAAGGAAACTAAAATGTTACATGCAGGAACCATCAATTTCTTATTGCATGCACCAGAAAGCGAGAGAGCAGAACAACGACTCCACGAAGCAACTTTTGCACATTCAACTTCCATATTTAAATCCTGAGCACAATCGGGCTCAAACCATTGCATACTTCGCATGTATTGCAAGATAATCCTAGGTGCTCAATCCTAACATCAGACATATAATGGATTGCCAGATAATCATGTGTTGTTTCCCTTGTTAACCTAATCATCTCTTGCTTCGGAACAAGGGGAAAAGAACCGAAAATAACGATTCTTTTTGTCAGAAATACAACACATTAGAACCAAAAAAGCATATGAGATCATATCAGTATGATAAAAAATGATATTTGTCAATTATTCAGAAGGTAGAAATACAGTCACTCATTACAGACACGCAATGGAATGACATATCCTACATTTATTTTATAGATTAGGATGCACATCTAGAAACTCGAACATGTCCTTAATTTGCGCACTGGTCCTCCGTGTAATCAGCCAACGTTTCACTTAGTTGTGGTTGTTCTCCCAGAACTGAGCCTGGAGCCAGTCAATTTCCACCTGAAACGCCTTGGCAAGAACATCATCGGATATTTGTGGGTCCGACCCAAACACCGCATTGGCAATTGTGATAGCCCCTGGGTTCTGGCTGCTAAGCGCAGCAATTCCAACGGCGGGTTTGTGGGGGTTGGGGTTGAATTGGAAGTGAATGAGCCCCACCGGGAAGACAAACACATCACCTTTGTTGAGCACCTTGGAGAGGAACTTGTTTCTGTTTGGGGCGGGCTGGTTGGATGTGACAAAGCCAACGTACAGTGTCCCCTCAAGCACCGTGAGGATCTCAGTGGCGCGAGGGTGCGTATGTGGTGGGTTCTGGCCCAAGGGAGCATAGTCGATGCGCGCAATTGAGACGCCGAGGGTGTTGAGTCCAGCAATCTGCATGACGTTGATCAAAGTGACGTTGGATCCAACCTTGTTGGTCACCCTAGGCTTGTCGAGGGCGGCTGCCTTGAAGAAGTCATCAGCGTTGACCTCCACTGGGTTCTTGCACACAAACCCATTGACACGTACTGGTGCATAGAAGAGATTTATAATGTAAGCTTAGGTATTAATAGAAAGTGGTTTGAACATGCATATAATTTTCAGAAATTCATTGCAACATATATATTTGGTGGTGGCAGGACGGGAAAGCATGAAGGAAGCAGTACCTGGTGAATTCATGTCGGCGACACAGAAGTCCTGGAGAGGGCCAGGGTCGGAGGCAACAGCCTGCCATGAGACCAAGGCAAGAAGAGCGgcgaggagaaggaaggaaggggacgaCGCCATTCGATTTGAGCTTCTTTCGCTCTTCTTTTCTCTTGTTTTCCTGTGTGTGAGTGATGGTTTGAGTATGCAGGGGAAGCATGTGTTTATATAGGCGCAACGAGCAGTGTGAACTTGTGGGCAATGGACATAGTCAAGTGGAAAGGAGCAACCCATAGAAATGGTCTCTGGCTAGTGAGACTACTGGTTATTTTGCATAAACTTTTGAGACATGGTCAGCCATACTCAAATCCAGGAAAAGTTCTGTGCATCATCAAGTTCACTTTTAGTATGCCTAAGGGACATATTTCCCCTTTAATAATTTATAAATAAAGAAGCAAATTGAGCTACTCCATCTGGGACTAGATATGAGTAACAGTCTGGATTGTGTCAACTATGCCTGGTCAAATTTGAAATCAGGGCACGTCAATCCATGCATGAGTGCACCTAACACAACTATTATATGTAGCAGCCCCTGTTATGATCAAGTCAATCAGATATATATATCATGCCTGGTCAAATTTCTCTCCAAGTGGTTGAGTACTTGCAGCAAgaagcgacgacgacgacgacgacgacacggCGATGGAGAGCAGGAACTTATCATCTAATCTTAACAAGAGTGGTTGACATCTTCTTGCAAAGTGTTTTCATCATGCATGACCAGTTCGGTGCATAAATCTAGCTAACAATCTAGTCCTGGCTAAGGAAGGTTCATGATCAGTTTTGTCATGGATGATCAGGTCCATGCATGTTACAACAACAGACATGGCAGCCTTCTCTGGTTTACTCCAACAGGAAGGAGAACCGGAAGCTAcctacagcgaggaggaggaggaggaggagcggacgCGCTGCTGGCGGGTGTAGTCCCagatggcgatggcggcgctgaCATGTACGTTGAGTGACCGGACGACGCCAAGCTGCGGGATCTCGACGCACACGTCCACCGCCTCCTGGATGATGTCCACCGGGATCCCTTCCTTCTCCCTGCCCAGCACCACCACCGTCTTGGCCGGGAACACAAACTCGTCCAGCGCCACGCTGTTGGCCGTCTGCTCCAGCCCCACCACCGTGTACCCCTCCGCCCGCTTCCTCTGCAAGAACGCCCTCATGCTCTCCGCCGGCACCTCCACCATCGGCACCCACTTCTCCGCCGTCACGCTGATCAGCCGGAACTGCTTGTCCTGGACCACCCCCATGTCCTCCAccgccagcccgcccgccctgAATATCTCGCACGTCCGGGTCAGCCCCGCCAGGTTCGGGATCCGCTCCACCAGCGACGCCACCACGATCAGATCCTGCCGACTCTGCCTCAccgtctccgccgcctccttcctcgACTCCACCGCCAGGTTGAACGTGTCGTCGTCTTCCTCCATCTCGAAGAGCAGTCGTGAGATGTCGTTGTTGCCCATGACCGCGCCGTTGCTGCTCGCTGCTTGCTCCAAGTCCCGGTGGGGTATGATCTTCTTCTGGAAATCTTGACTGGCTACTATCTTCTCTTCGGTGCCCTCCTCGTGTTTTCTCACCGCCAGGCCCTCGTTCTTGATTGTTGCTGAATCCTTTATCATAGAATGCCTCAGCTCCTCCCTCACGTCCTGATATTACATACATACAGCTAAATCATTAAGGAGACGCAGTTTCAAGCCAACACAACAAGATACCTCAATTTCAAAGTGCTTACGTTCAAAAAGTTATTTACTCGCTCCAACACCGACACAGGAACACATTCAAAGCCAGACGACTGCATAAAAAAAACAGCATATTCAGAATTATAACAGAAATGCCGAAAGGTTCAGTGCTGCATAAAAAAACATAATAACATCCCTAGAATCCTCCATGTTACTCATTTCCTGACAAAATGAACAGTGGCCTTAAATTTCTTGGGGACAGAGAATACACGAACCTCAATGCGAGCTGTAAATATTCCCGGTGGAGTCCCAGATATATCAGGATCAAAAACATCAAGGAAACCTTCGATTGAAACTCTTAGCCTGAAATCAAAACATATGAATGATAAAGACATTCAAGAAGAAAACTATATTAACACCTTGAGGACCTTTTTTAGATTTACAAAAGGAAATCAAGTAGGGTATATAAGTTGACAGTACAGGTAGGGGAGGAAAGTTCCTCACTAAACTCCTGATGGTACATTGAGAGGAGTTTAATTAATAGCGTGATCTCAGCATATAGCCTAGCtaataaacaaaagaaaacagaTTATGTGGATGTACCTTGCGCAGTCGGTATTCTCTGCCAGATACTTCTTCAAATCTTGAAAGCACCTCCTCTCGATGGATGGATTTTCTGAGCTTTCTAGTTGCAAAATATGCCACAACTTGGAAAAAACAGTGTGGACAAGTAGCTGTGGTACAATATAGATCTTCAGTCAACTGGTACAATATAACGCTTGAGAAAAATGTAGCCCCGCATAAtttttaagtactccctccgtccgaaaatacttgtcatcaaaatggataaaaagggatgtatgtagaactaaaatatgtctagatacatcttcttttatccattttgatgacaagtatttccggacggagggagtacatagtttTACCTGAGTGAAACTACGTAGACTGTGATGATGGgatgttaagaatgaaattattggagGAAGCAGTTGATTAAGATGCTTTCTCTGGACAACCAGCTCCCCTGAATGGAGGATCACGTTTGCTGCTATAAAAACATATGAAGATAGTGCCTGCAAAGAGGAGATGTATAAATATACAGACCAAAATGGAAAGAAATCTCACTAAATGTTCACCTGTTGTCGCATTCCGTGGTCATGAAAAATAGGAACAAGCTGTGCTTCAGCCTGCAAATAATAATCATCAGAAAGGTCAATAGTTACAGACAAGGAGATTGTACTGACATCTAAAGAAGTGTAATGGTCACACAGGTCAACAAACATTGACATGAAGGAGCTCTCACCAGTGTTGGAAATTTTAAGTAAATAAGTATAGCAAACGTCTCCAAGTACTGCCGGACAGCAGGTAGGTTATTTCTCTGTACAGACAAAAGTGTGTCATTTGACCTTGCACTGCAGTAAAATAGCAATTATGCGTGGAAGATAAATTGATATCTAAATGTTCTAGATCCTTAAGAATTTAAACTCAAGACAGGTTTGTATAACAAATATatacaccctctgttcctaaatgtaagacAGTTTGGCAGTTCAATTTGAACtgccaaaaacgtcttacatttagaaacagagatagtatacacacacacacacaattgcaTCAAGTAAAAGTGCAAAGCACATAAGATTAAGAATATCCTTACATAAAGACAGGTGTGAACAGTAGATGTCACTTTCTCAACTATGTCTTCCTCTACATAGCTtgacaaaacacatatcatctgccACACGCGAACTTTCCGCCTATGTACCTGATAAATATGGACACTTCAGGAATATGGTGCAAAAAAACAAGGTTTTCAATTCAAAGAAACAAGCTTACACTGCTGTATTTTTTGTAAAGTTCTTTCGAGAGATCATTGTCATTCACCTGTGCAAACAGAGAAAATACAAAGTGTCAGAAATCACCCATTTAAGCAGTGTTATGAAGTGAGCCTATATTCCATCGGGCCAACAGGCCAGCACATATACATGAAGGGGAATAAGCAAAGAAGCCCCTATACAATATGATAACTACACACACAGCACAACCCtgttctaacaccccccctcaaactcaaggGGGATCTTGGACACCGAGTTTGGACAGGAAAAAGCTGTGTTGGGACCGTGTCTGAGCTTTCNNNNNNNNNNNNNNNNNNNNNNNNNNNNNNNNNNNNNNNNNNNNNNNNNNNNNNNNNNNNNNNNNNNNNNNNNNNNNNNNNNNNNNNNNNNNNNNNNNNNNNNNNNNNNNNNNNNNNNNNNNNNNNNNNNNNNNNNNNNNNNNNNNNNNNNNNNNNNNNNNNNNNNNNNNNNNNNNNNNNNNNTCAGAAAATCAGCAAGCTGAAGCTCCGAGGGCACACACTGAGGGGCCACAATTCTGTCTTGCACCTGAGAACGAGTGTAGGAGGCATcaacaccgatgtgcttggtgagctcatgcttaacAGGATCACGGGCAATGCTGAGTGCCCCAGTGCTGTCGGAGAGCAGAGGGGTCGGTGTAGCAGtggaaacaccaaaatcctgaagaagCCATCGTAGCCAAGTAATTTCTGCAGTCACGGACGCCATAGCTCGCagctcagcctcagcactggagcgAGATACAACATTCTGCTTCTTGGTCTTCCAGGCAATCAGGGAGGAGCCAAGAAAAACATAATAGGCAGAGAGAGAGCGGCGATCAGTGGGATCGCTGGCCCAGGTAGCATCACAGTAGGCCTGAAGCTGAAGAGAGCTGGAGCGAGGGAAGAATAAGCGACGAGTCACGGTACCACGAAGgtaacgaagaacacgaagaaggtgactGTAGTGAAGTTgagtgggagcagagacaaactgacttaGAATGTGCACAGCATAAGAAATGTCAGGACGAGTGATGCCTAGATAGACAAGGCTCCCAACAAGATGGCGGTAGCGTGTGGGATCTGCAAGGGGTTCACCCTCACCAGGACGAAGATGGAGACCAAACTCCATAGGAGTGTCAACCGTGCGCTGATCAGTGAGGCAGGCACGAGTGAGAAGATCTTGGATGTACTTCTCTTGAGAGAGATAAATACCCTCAGGGGAAGAAATGATCTCAagtccaagaaagtagcgaagagaacCCAAATCAGTCATCAAGAATTGCTCATGTAGACGTTTCTTCACAAAATCAATGAATTGGTGGTCAGCCCCTGTGataatcatgtcatcaacatagagtagTAAAAGGGTGCGACCGCGAGGAGAAGTGTGAATAAACAGAGCAGGATCATGAACACTAGTAGAGAACCCGATCCTTGTGATGACGGCGGAGAAACGCTCAAACCAGGTACGAGGAGCTTGTTTCAGCCCGTAAAGAGCGCGCCGAAGGCGACAGACAGTGCCATCAGAGACAGTATAGCCAGGAGGCGGCTGCATATAGACCACTTCCCGCAGCTCACCATTCAAgaaggcattcttgacatctaATTGAGAGATGGACCACTGCCGAACAGCAGCAACAGCCAAAAGAGTGCGAACAGTGGTCATGTGAgcaacaggagcaaaagtctcatcatagtcacgaCCATACTCCTGCTGAAAGCCACgcgcaacaagacgagctttgtagcgcaCGAGAGAACCATCTGAAtgtgtcttaaccttgtagacccatttGCAAGTGATGGGTCTAACGCCTGTAGGCAGGGGTACAAGGTCCCAAGTGCCTGTGCGCTCAAGAGCATGAATTTCCTCTGCCATAGCATGCTGCCATTCAGAATGAGCAGCAGCCTCACGATACGTAGACGGCTCAACAAGAGTGGTAGCAGCAGCAACATAGTACGCAGGAGGCTGGAGAGTGTGGCGATCACGCAGATTATACCGAGGAGCAGGAGGGGTAGGTGGTTTTGAAGGAATGGGACCCAACAGGGAAGGAGTGGAAGTGGAAGTGGGCGCATCCGAGGGAGAAGGGTGCCGAGCACGACGGGAGTAGACAAAAGGAAGCGGAGAGAGAGGGGAAGTGGAAGGTGGCGCATCAGAGGGAGAAGGGTGTTGAGCACGGCGGGAGTAGGTAAAAGGAAAAGGAGAGAGAGTGGATGGCTCAACCCGAGTAGGAGAGTCAGGAATAGAAACCTCATCCTGTGTAAGCTGAAGCTCATGAGCAGACACAGGTGAAAGGCTAGGAGTGGACCTACCAGGTGACGATAAAGGTGAAGAATCAGGTAGAGTCAAAAAAGAGAGAGGCTCGACTAACGACTCGGTTGTGGCAGTAGAAGAATGACGAGGGTAGAAGgagcgagactcatcaaaagtgacATCTTTGGAGATTCTCAGTCTTCGAGCAATAGGGTCCCAGCAACGGTAACCTTTGTGCTCCAaactgtagccaaggaaaacacattcAACAGACTGAGCAGTCAATTTGGTGCGTTCATGAGGGTGAAGAAGAACAAAACAGGCACAACCAAACAGGCGTAGACCACTATAATCAGCTGGACCATCACCTAGATGATCAACTGGTATCCCTCCCTAAAGAGCAACAGAAGGCTGAATATTAATGAGATAAACAGCGGTAGAGAAGCCTCAGCCCAAAAGTGCGGGGGAACAGCAGAAGATAAAAGAAGAGCCCGAGCAGTCTCAAGGACGTGACGATGTTTGCGTTCAGCCACCCCATTTAGAGCGTGTGCACCAGGACAGGAATACTGAGGAAGGGTACCCTGTTCAGCAAGGAAACCACGAAGCGCACGAGATAAGTACTCGCCAGCCGAATCAGCACGAAAAACTCGAACAGAGGAATCATACTGAGTGCGAACCATGGTAGCAAACGACTTGTAAATTTGAAGCACTTGACTACGAGATGACATAAAGTAGATCCAAGTGTGGCGAGAAAAATCATCAATGAAAATTATATAATATTTGTGACCCCCTTTCGAAACAAAGggggcaggaccccatacatcagagtgAACAAGTTCAAAAGGTCATTGAGAAACAGAATTACTAGAGGGATATGGAAGTTGTATCTGCTTGCCAAGCTTACAACCCATACAAGTTAGTGAACTATCACCAGATACAGACCCTAGAACACCACTCCTAACCAAAGAAGACAAGCGGGAGCCACAAATGTGACCCAATCGATGATGCCACTGAGCGAAGGATGTGGTGGAGGTGGCAGCTGAAGCAAAAGGGGTGGTGATGTCCGACTGGCTAGAGGACGCAGCGGAAGGAAGGCGCAGCCAATCGAGCTCCCAAAGGCGCTGAGAGTCATGGCGCCGAGGACCGATCCCAACCAGAGTCCCCGTACGACGATCCTGAACACAACAAGAGTCAGAATCCAGAATAACACGACAacccaagtcagtaagttgaccagcagaTAGAAGTTGCATAGTCATTTTAGGAACATGAGAAACGGCAGGGACATGAAAAGAAGACGTGGAAAGAGTCCCTCTTGCGGCAACAGAAAGAGAAGTGCCATCTGCAGTCTGAACTGTAAGAGAAGGCACGGAATTGACAGCACAAAGATGATCTCTGTGTGGTGTCATGTGGAAGGAGGCCCCAGAATCAAGAATCCAGGGCAAAGATGTACCTGACAAAGAGTGCGGTGGTGGACCAGACGTCTGACCAGCAGAACCAGCAGAACCTGAGGATGGTGCAGAAGCAGTAAGGCGGCGCAGCAAGGTGAGCATCTCCTGGTGAACCTTCTCAAGGGAGCCCTCACGAGAATTAGAGGAGCCTCCCGAGTCCTTTTGAGGACGGCCACCACGGCGACCCTGTTTCCTCCTCTTGATGCACTCCGTGATCATGTGACCATCCTGCTTGCAGTAGTTGCAGAAAGCACTAGTGGAGGTTGCTGCCACCTGTGTAGAAGAGGGCACACCAGGCAGCGGTGGTGGAACGCGGGCAGCCAGGACTGCTGAAGAGGATGGCAATAAGCCCGTGCTCCGTAGGCGCACCTCCTCAGATCGCACCTCAGCAAGGGCCTCCAGAGTAGAGAGCCGAGGATGGCGTGCCAATAGCTGAGCACGACTCTGCTCGAACTCCGGCCGGAGGCGAGTGAGGAAGTCGTAGAGGCGACGAACCTCCAGCTTAGCTTGTTGCCGCACACAACACTGACATCTGCGACAAACATCAGCTCCCAGAGAGTCCAATTGGCGCCACACCGCCGACATCTCCTTGTAGAAATCATCCACAGTAGCATCTCCCTGTTGTAGTTGTTGCTCTTGACGAACAACAGAGAGATACATGGCATCCCCTGTAGACTCATAGCGATGGCGAAGGTGCTCCCACATCTGATATGCAGTGGTAAGGGCCACCACATCCATGGTGAGATCAACATCCATGCTGTTCACCAAGATAGAAGAGGCTCGAGCATCATCATTTGTCCATTGCTTGTATAAGTGGAGTTGATTCTGATACTCTTCAGTGGCCTCTTCAAAAGCATCTAGCATCTCACGTTGCTTGGTTTCATCGGCATCAACAGGGAAGGCCAACTCAGCTGGAGGAGTGGGCAGCAGGGGACAAGGCAGAGCACCAGAGAGGTGCTCCCAGACCAGCTggcccctcatgtgcagcttcaTGTGCTGCACCCAGTCCCTGTAGTTCTGTCCGTTGAAGATAACAGGACAGTGGGACTGGGACAGCACCGGTGGTGGTGGAGGGCGCCATTGCAgcagagcagcaacagcagctcgtTGAAGACCAGCAGCAGCAGGAGGCACAGCTTGATGGCAGCAGCAGACCAGgaggagaagagcagcagcagccgcactttgaag is a genomic window containing:
- the LOC123093978 gene encoding germin-like protein 8-11, which gives rise to MGCSFPLDYVHCPQVHTARCAYINTCFPCILKPSLTHRKTREKKSERSSNRMASSPSFLLLAALLALVSWQAVASDPGPLQDFCVADMNSPVRVNGFVCKNPVEVNADDFFKAAALDKPRVTNKVGSNVTLINVMQIAGLNTLGVSIARIDYAPLGQNPPHTHPRATEILTVLEGTLYVGFVTSNQPAPNRNKFLSKVLNKGDVFVFPVGLIHFQFNPNPHKPAVGIAALSSQNPGAITIANAVFGSDPQISDDVLAKAFQVEIDWLQAQFWENNHN
- the LOC123093977 gene encoding uncharacterized protein — translated: MKLHMRGQLVWEHLSGALPCPLLPTPPAELAFPVDADETKQREMLDAFEEATEEYQNQLHLYKQWTNDDARASSILVNSMDVDLTMDVVALTTAYQMWEHLRHRYESTGDAMYLSVVRQEQQLQQGDATVDDFYKEMSAVWRQLDSLGADVCRRCQCCVRQQAKLEVRRLYDFLTRLRPEFEQSRAQLLARHPRLSTLEALAEVRSEEVRLRSTGLLPSSSAVLAARVPPPLPGVPSSTQVAATSTSAFCNYCKQDGHMITECIKRRKQGRRGGRPQKDSGGSSNSREGSLEKVHQEMLTLLRRLTASAPSSGSAGSAGQTSGPPPHSLSGSSYGDSGWDRSSAP